The Mycoplasmopsis equigenitalium genome contains a region encoding:
- a CDS encoding lipoprotein 17-related variable surface protein, with protein MKYIWKFENPALADVNSIPKNINAAPSKLVDKYQEALLNAKKVRDNSKANEAKAALETALNNMKTAFITGTKEDPTYSDFLRGYNSLEEFLPDEFYNNIIIVDTEIIDKNKIHPSFTPIKKFYYDRLNSILEKSKTAKNQLEYEKLVDAFRAIIEQIKNDPDFYGNYGNNVYMEPFKYNVPIAGEGDERDVNGVLLFYRNGSFKKDDRMGLAETKKSFTRDELFYTMYNKPEGYFNNENYTDYGANITYNIVDFDNEKGTIRVNVVASKGNITKSKEITISGFLTKEQAAKNEEIKKRITRYEFALDANSMKTRWRAFHEVGFGVYINDIVRHSQDLRELLKENKVNILDDPTEITKIDDVNGILKVIVRFTDETEIDWCDIEITLTSFLTYEKELHEIFEHMKTHLKSIETKNSTNKKADEVTYKTIEDMANDGINVLQWDYIRNHKGLIISIVPGTEINDVVNGTKTITINLTFDSTPGAANINHTIKIHGFKK; from the coding sequence TTGAAATATATTTGAAAATTTGAGAATCCTGCACTTGCTGATGTTAATTCGATTCCTAAAAACATAAATGCAGCGCCATCTAAATTAGTCGATAAATATCAAGAAGCATTATTAAATGCAAAAAAAGTAAGAGATAATAGCAAAGCTAACGAGGCTAAGGCTGCTTTAGAAACTGCACTAAACAATATGAAGACAGCATTTATTACTGGGACAAAAGAAGATCCGACTTATTCCGATTTTCTTCGTGGTTATAATTCTTTAGAGGAATTCTTACCAGACGAATTCTATAATAACATAATAATTGTGGATACGGAAATAATCGATAAGAATAAAATTCACCCCTCTTTTACACCAATCAAAAAGTTTTACTATGATAGACTTAATTCAATACTTGAAAAAAGCAAAACAGCGAAAAATCAACTCGAATACGAAAAACTGGTTGATGCTTTTCGCGCCATCATAGAACAAATTAAAAACGACCCTGATTTTTATGGTAATTATGGAAACAATGTGTATATGGAACCTTTTAAATATAATGTACCAATTGCAGGTGAAGGCGATGAGCGTGATGTAAATGGTGTCTTATTATTCTATCGAAATGGTAGTTTTAAAAAAGATGATCGTATGGGTTTAGCTGAAACTAAAAAAAGTTTTACTAGAGACGAATTATTTTACACAATGTATAATAAACCAGAAGGATATTTCAATAATGAAAATTATACAGATTATGGAGCAAATATCACATACAATATTGTTGATTTTGATAATGAAAAGGGGACAATTCGCGTCAATGTTGTAGCTTCAAAAGGCAATATTACAAAATCAAAAGAAATTACAATTAGCGGTTTTCTAACTAAAGAACAAGCGGCAAAAAATGAAGAAATTAAAAAACGAATTACAAGATACGAATTCGCTCTTGATGCCAATTCAATGAAAACGCGATGAAGAGCTTTTCACGAAGTGGGATTTGGCGTTTATATCAATGACATTGTACGTCATAGTCAAGATCTAAGAGAATTACTAAAAGAAAATAAAGTTAATATTCTCGACGACCCTACAGAAATCACGAAAATTGATGATGTTAACGGTATTTTGAAAGTAATTGTTCGCTTTACGGATGAGACAGAAATTGATTGATGTGATATCGAAATAACTCTTACTAGTTTCTTAACATATGAAAAAGAATTACATGAAATATTTGAACATATGAAAACGCACTTAAAAAGTATAGAAACAAAGAATTCAACTAATAAAAAAGCAGATGAAGTAACTTACAAAACGATTGAAGATATGGCTAATGATGGAATAAATGTGTTGCAGTGAGACTACATAAGAAATCACAAGGGTCTTATCATTAGTATTGTTCCTGGTACAGAAATAAATGATGTTGTTAATGGTACAAAAACCATTACCATTAATCTTACCTTTGATTCAACGCCAGGCGCCGCTAATATCAATCACACAATCAAAATTCATGGATTTAAAAAATAA
- a CDS encoding lipoprotein 17-related variable surface protein, producing the protein MNKNKLLLGLGITFTLATTATIVTYGVLQHKKQIVNNNSNQSTPEPAPSPVPVPAPTPTPEPESTAELNALSAYIKEVENEINLKYIWRFDNPTVVNIDWIPKGVNAAPRELVEKYKEALANAKKITDNSKANEAKTTLENALNNMKAEFIPGKRSVNLDSIIWMKEENITPFWYLQKELDSNNILVVDLDIIDPDKINTSMTGIPKKNYDEYEAFFLKVIASNNEQEVTDINLLYEYLLNKIYYAQVYGNNDYIEPFKYGVPIAGEGDERDVNAELAFYQDGAWLNHKEYPGLAETKKSFVRKELLEAAHGPLNRFFNTYGTNFASEVLGYNNDEGTVKVKVTISKGNVTKSKEITIGGYLDKKQIEKNKAFADTITKREFKLNEQAEIGNSRASSVAKTQIWFDTFVHEHSGSSELHKYILDNNISYTSTYSVNPKDVKVDDINGKLSFKFHLYPKTRDAWADIEITITGFMTNEETVAETIKMIQEKQFTTNSSTSKASEVTYTDLQGLENHGITELKSIMEKNEGVMISIVPNSDVNDDTKGTKKITLKIICDEATQNYEITINGYKI; encoded by the coding sequence ATGAATAAAAATAAATTACTATTAGGTCTTGGAATTACTTTCACTTTAGCAACAACCGCAACCATAGTTACATATGGCGTTTTGCAACACAAAAAACAAATCGTAAACAACAACTCAAACCAGTCAACTCCTGAACCCGCCCCTAGTCCCGTGCCAGTGCCGGCTCCTACCCCAACACCAGAGCCAGAATCAACAGCTGAACTTAATGCTCTTAGCGCGTATATAAAAGAAGTTGAAAATGAAATTAATTTAAAGTATATTTGACGTTTTGATAATCCTACAGTTGTTAACATCGATTGGATCCCAAAAGGTGTCAATGCTGCACCAAGAGAACTTGTAGAAAAATATAAAGAAGCATTAGCAAATGCTAAAAAAATTACTGATAATAGCAAGGCTAATGAGGCTAAAACTACATTAGAAAACGCATTAAATAACATGAAAGCAGAATTTATTCCTGGAAAACGTAGTGTAAATTTAGATTCTATAATTTGAATGAAGGAAGAGAATATAACACCATTTTGGTATTTACAAAAAGAACTGGATTCTAATAATATTTTAGTTGTTGATCTTGATATTATTGACCCAGATAAAATTAACACTAGTATGACAGGGATTCCTAAAAAAAACTACGACGAATACGAAGCATTTTTTCTAAAGGTGATAGCTTCTAATAATGAGCAAGAGGTTACCGACATAAATTTACTATATGAATATTTACTTAACAAAATTTATTATGCTCAAGTGTATGGAAATAATGATTATATAGAACCATTTAAATATGGTGTACCAATTGCAGGCGAAGGTGATGAACGTGATGTTAACGCCGAGTTAGCGTTTTATCAAGATGGCGCTTGACTTAATCACAAAGAATATCCAGGTCTAGCTGAGACTAAAAAAAGTTTTGTTAGAAAAGAATTATTAGAAGCAGCACACGGCCCCCTAAATCGTTTTTTTAATACATATGGAACAAATTTTGCATCCGAGGTACTTGGCTATAATAATGATGAAGGAACAGTAAAAGTTAAAGTTACGATCTCAAAAGGTAATGTTACAAAATCAAAAGAAATCACAATAGGCGGTTACTTAGATAAAAAACAAATTGAAAAAAATAAGGCTTTTGCAGATACAATTACAAAACGCGAATTTAAACTCAATGAACAAGCTGAAATTGGAAATTCCAGAGCATCTTCGGTAGCCAAAACTCAGATATGATTTGATACTTTTGTTCATGAACATAGTGGCTCATCCGAATTACATAAATACATACTAGATAATAATATATCTTATACCTCAACATACAGTGTTAATCCAAAAGATGTTAAAGTCGATGATATTAATGGAAAATTAAGTTTTAAATTCCATCTTTATCCAAAAACACGGGATGCATGAGCTGATATTGAAATAACAATTACCGGGTTTATGACTAATGAAGAAACTGTCGCAGAAACAATTAAGATGATACAAGAAAAACAATTTACCACTAATTCATCAACCTCAAAAGCAAGCGAAGTAACATACACCGACCTTCAAGGATTGGAAAATCACGGCATTACTGAACTTAAGTCTATTATGGAAAAAAATGAAGGTGTTATGATCTCAATTGTTCCAAATTCAGATGTAAACGACGATACTAAAGGTACTAAAAAAATTACATTAAAAATTATATGTGATGAAGCAACACAAAATTACGAAATAACTATTAATGGTTATAAAATCTAA